TCATAATGCTACATTCTCCAATATAGGGTTAATCAAGTATAGGCGAAAGAAAAGCGAAAATCAAGAGTCCGCCTCACCTATGCGCAAAAGGTGAAGTGGGTTAGTCAAGTATATAATTCCGTTCACTAATTCCGCGGTTCTTTCCTTCACTCTCCGATCGAGTTCGTTGCACGAATCGCGAAGCAACTTCTCGGCGTGTTTGCGCTCCGATATGTCGCGCGCCATCGCTACCATATAGTCCCCCCCCGGCAGGCTTACAATGGAGGAGCTTACCTCGACGGGGAAGTCTGTGCCGTCTTTCCGCCTGATCAATCCCTCCCGAATGAAGACGCTCTTCCTTACCCTTCTTTCTCTCTCCTTCTCTTCGTCCCACGGACGTGTAATGGAGGGGTCGATATCGGCTACGGACAATGCACGGAACTCGTCACGTGTATAGCCTATTGCCATACAGGCAGCCTCATTTACATAGAGGTACTGGCCCGTATGCAGATCAATGATCGAAAGGAAATCGCTCGAACGGTCGATAAGCTCATGAAAGAGGATTAAATCCTCTTCCTGATGCCTTGTATTGTTGGAATCCCTTAGCATGCGTAACATCCTACGCGTCGGTCAGTAAAGCTGATCGCCTTGCTATGCCGCTGTAGTGTCATCCATGCACCTGGCTGCGATCCCCCTCACGTTCGCTCCCACCTGTGCAGACAGACGTTGCATCGAGTGATAGGCTTTGAAGACATATCGTCGGGATTCTAGCATAGAGACAACAATACAGGGCAATATAATTGTCAATGAATTAGAGGAGAGGATTCGCATCGCTTGTGGCCCACGGATAAGGCAGTTCTGATATTGTTTCGGTATATCCCCTGACAGCATGTGTGATTCCGGCTATCTTCCTACCTAATAGATCGTTGCGATATAGCGAGACATCCTCCGGCTTAGCCAACAAATAGACCTTGCATGTTTTCCCGATATTGGCTATTTTCTCATTTAAGAAATTACGGAGATCTGGGAATATGCCCACAATCCAAGAGATGATCAAGATGCTCCGGACAAGGAAGATCGTTCTGCCACCCTTGTCGTTCGATGTTCTGGAAGCACAGCCTTCCATGGGGGCCAATCGCCGCATAGACCTGATGATCAAGGCGTCGTGGCGGAGTTCCACGGCACGATTCGCTGTTGAATGCAGGAGTGTCTCGACCCCCAAGGTGTTTCAGGATGGACTCAATCTGCTGAAAACGAAACCCATGCCAACGGGTCGCCTCCCCATGCTTATCCTCCCCTATCTCAATGAAAGGCAATTGCAGACGCTGGAACAGGAGGGGATCAGCGGCATCGATCTGTGCGGCAACGGCGTCGTTGTCGCGCCTGGGATGTTCGCCGTATTCAGAAGCGGAGAGAAGAATCGCTTCCCCTCCTCGGCTCCGATCAAGAACATCTACCGAAAAAACAGCTCGATGGTCGGAAGGGTCTTCCTCTCGCGTCCGGTCTATGAAACCGTGCAGGACATACGCTCCGAGATCAACCGTCGGAACCTTCTGGTGAATTCGTGGAACACATCCCCGATGAGTCTGTCGACGGTATCGAAGGTGCTCAAGACATTGAAGGAGGATCTGATCGTCGAACGTGACGGCATCATCCGTCTGCTTCAGGCAGACGAGCTCCTGCGAAGTATCAGCGTCAATTACACCGCTCCCAAGATCACGGATAGGGTGAAGCTCAATGTGCCCGAGGGGACTGAGATGATCAGGGCTTTACTTGCGAGACAGTCGCAAGAGTTGCGCCTTCCCCTTGTTGCGACGGGCGTATCTTCGGTCGGGCGATATGCCACTATGCAGCGCGGCGACCTGTTGTCCGTCTATTGCCCATGCGTGGAGATGCTGCTCGAACGATCGCTTGGAAACAAGACCGATCGCTTTCCGAACATCGAACTCATTGAAACGGAAGATGAGATGGTGTATTTCGACGCACGTCCGGAGGGTGATTTCCGCTGGGCCTCTCCAGTTCAGGCATACGTGGAGCTGATGGCCGGCGACAAGCGAGACCAGGAAACAGCCGGACAGGTCAAATCGTTTATAGCGGCGGAGCTTCAACAGGCCAGGCCATGATCACGATGCCCGATCTTCAGACCGCATTGCTCGATCTGGTCCACGAGATACGGGACACGGATATCCGGCTCATCATCGGAGGCGGTTTCGGCATCCATCTCAAGTCCGAGCACGTGCGCCTGTCGGGCGCGCGGACGCTTCTTCGGGAATGGCCCACGCCGCGTTCCACCAATGATCTCGATCTGTTCCTACGCGCGGAACTTATCATCCAATCCTCAAGACTCAAGCCTCTGGCTGGTGCCATCGCGCGGTTGGGATATGAGGTCATCCCCGGAGCAGAGAAATACCAGTTTCTGAAACCCGGGCCAGAAGGCATCGAGGCCGGCAGCATCAAGATCGACATCCTCACGGGGCCGCAAAGTCGTTTCCTGGGCACAAAAGTGAAAACAGACTCCCGCCGCGCCCGACCCTCTCCATCGGTGGGCATTCATGCCCATCCCCTGGACGAGGTGCCGATG
This sequence is a window from Chlamydiota bacterium. Protein-coding genes within it:
- a CDS encoding PAS domain S-box protein, with the protein product MLRDSNNTRHQEEDLILFHELIDRSSDFLSIIDLHTGQYLYVNEAACMAIGYTRDEFRALSVADIDPSITRPWDEEKERERRVRKSVFIREGLIRRKDGTDFPVEVSSSIVSLPGGDYMVAMARDISERKHAEKLLRDSCNELDRRVKERTAELVNGIIYLTNPLHLLRIGEADS